From a region of the Candidatus Cloacimonadota bacterium genome:
- the rpmD gene encoding 50S ribosomal protein L30, which yields MMNKIKVTQVRSIIGRDETQKRTIQALGLGKINRSRVHNDTPAIRGMINKVRHLVMVEEIIPETVKKEEKQQAVKAEVTEKAAETKKPKVTKAVKETETPEEDKKPEKKTAKQEETAIEEDKEVVKQPPKKKTTEEETTETDSNKEE from the coding sequence ATGATGAACAAGATTAAAGTAACTCAAGTTAGAAGTATTATCGGTAGAGATGAGACTCAAAAGAGAACTATTCAAGCTCTTGGTTTAGGCAAGATTAATCGTTCGCGTGTTCATAATGACACTCCGGCAATTCGCGGCATGATCAATAAGGTCAGGCATCTGGTCATGGTTGAGGAAATTATTCCTGAGACAGTCAAGAAAGAAGAAAAGCAACAAGCGGTTAAAGCTGAAGTAACTGAAAAAGCTGCCGAAACCAAGAAACCTAAGGTTACTAAAGCTGTGAAAGAAACCGAGACACCTGAAGAAGACAAAAAGCCCGAAAAGAAAACAGCGAAGCAAGAAGAAACCGCGATAGAAGAAGATAAAGAAGTTGTAAAGCAGCCGCCTAAAAAGAAAACAACCGAGGAAGAGACAACAGAGACAGATTCAAACAAAGAGGAATAA
- the rpsE gene encoding 30S ribosomal protein S5, with amino-acid sequence MKNERTEVLEFEVEKIVDTNRVAKVVKGGRNFSFNAIVVVGDKKGFVGVGTGKANEIVDAIRKAKEKATKSLFRVPIVHGTIPHEIIGRFGASRILLKPASPGTGIIAGGPARAILEAAGIENILSKSLGSNTVSNVVKATVDGLQNLRTIAQAAALRGKKIHELTGQKPLEVKEEVNDEQD; translated from the coding sequence ATAAAGAACGAAAGAACTGAAGTATTGGAATTTGAAGTCGAAAAGATTGTAGATACTAATCGAGTTGCCAAGGTAGTTAAAGGTGGTCGTAACTTTAGCTTTAATGCAATAGTAGTTGTCGGAGACAAGAAGGGTTTTGTTGGGGTAGGAACCGGCAAAGCAAATGAAATTGTCGATGCTATTCGTAAAGCCAAAGAGAAAGCAACTAAAAGTTTATTCAGAGTTCCAATAGTACATGGCACAATTCCTCATGAGATAATCGGACGCTTCGGAGCCAGCAGGATCTTATTGAAACCAGCAAGTCCCGGTACCGGTATTATTGCCGGTGGACCTGCCAGAGCCATATTGGAAGCTGCTGGCATAGAGAACATTCTCTCAAAATCTTTGGGCTCTAATACAGTGAGCAATGTAGTTAAAGCTACAGTTGATGGATTGCAAAATCTCAGGACTATTGCCCAGGCAGCAGCGCTTAGAGGTAAGAAAATACACGAATTAACAGGACAGAAACCTTTAGAAGTGAAAGAAGAGGTTAATGATGAACAAGATTAA
- the rplR gene encoding 50S ribosomal protein L18: MLKDKNIKKKLAKSRRHWAIRKRLSGTKERPRLVIFRSLKHIYAQIVDDTAGKTYAAASTLSKELQLDPKMKKTEKSFKVGELLGEKALSNGISKICFDRAGYKYHGRVKALAEGARKAGLIF; this comes from the coding sequence ATGTTGAAAGATAAGAATATAAAGAAGAAATTAGCTAAGAGTAGAAGACATTGGGCTATTAGAAAGAGATTGTCCGGCACCAAGGAGAGGCCAAGATTGGTCATCTTCCGCAGCTTAAAGCATATTTATGCCCAGATTGTAGATGATACCGCAGGTAAAACCTATGCTGCCGCCTCTACTCTTTCCAAAGAACTGCAATTAGATCCCAAGATGAAGAAAACTGAAAAGAGCTTCAAAGTGGGTGAATTGTTAGGTGAAAAAGCACTATCAAACGGGATATCTAAAATCTGTTTTGATCGTGCAGGTTATAAATATCACGGTAGAGTTAAAGCTTTAGCAGAAGGTGCTCGTAAAGCCGGGTTAATCTTCTAA
- the rplF gene encoding 50S ribosomal protein L6, giving the protein MSRIGKNPIAIPQDVTIATKKKNELLILTVKGKLGELNYTLNKGITVVQEDNNLKILRSDDSRDQKALHGLSRALIFNMIEGVNNGYEKILEVIGTGYSADRVGPWLKLILGYSHDILIEVPEDLTVETESVPRGKGGRTGVQFLIKVKGISKEDVGKFAAEVRRCRPPENYKGKGIRYQGEYVRIKAGKAGAK; this is encoded by the coding sequence ATGTCAAGAATAGGTAAAAACCCCATTGCAATCCCCCAAGATGTAACGATAGCAACCAAGAAAAAAAATGAACTCTTGATTCTGACAGTTAAAGGTAAATTGGGTGAACTAAATTATACCTTGAATAAAGGTATTACTGTCGTACAGGAAGATAATAACCTGAAAATCCTCAGAAGTGATGACTCCAGAGATCAAAAAGCTCTGCATGGCCTTTCGAGGGCGCTCATCTTCAATATGATCGAAGGTGTCAATAATGGCTATGAGAAGATTCTGGAAGTTATAGGTACAGGATACAGTGCAGATAGGGTAGGACCTTGGTTAAAACTGATATTGGGTTATTCTCATGATATACTCATCGAAGTACCCGAAGATCTTACTGTTGAAACAGAGTCTGTTCCAAGAGGTAAAGGTGGACGTACAGGTGTACAATTCCTGATTAAGGTTAAGGGTATCTCAAAAGAAGATGTGGGCAAGTTTGCTGCCGAAGTAAGACGTTGTCGCCCACCCGAGAACTATAAAGGCAAGGGTATCAGATATCAGGGTGAATATGTACGTATCAAAGCCGGTAAAGCAGGCGCTAAATAA
- the rpsH gene encoding 30S ribosomal protein S8 yields the protein MSLSDPIADALTKIRNAYRTGHKEVTVNHSNIVEAIVRVLSEENFINSYEIIEIATPKGNTRKGIAINLRYSNNGQSVIKGLQRVSKPGRRVYVKADDIPRVYNNIGCAILSTNTGVLVDRLAREKRVGGEYICKVW from the coding sequence ATGAGTTTATCTGATCCGATAGCTGATGCATTAACGAAAATCCGTAATGCATATCGTACTGGACATAAAGAGGTTACTGTCAATCACAGTAACATTGTTGAAGCCATAGTTAGGGTTCTGTCCGAGGAGAATTTTATTAATAGTTATGAAATAATCGAGATTGCAACGCCAAAAGGTAATACACGCAAAGGTATTGCGATCAATCTTCGATATTCAAATAACGGTCAATCTGTCATTAAAGGACTGCAAAGGGTAAGTAAACCCGGACGTCGGGTTTATGTTAAGGCAGATGACATTCCACGTGTTTATAATAACATCGGCTGTGCCATACTTTCCACCAATACAGGAGTATTAGTTGATCGTTTAGCACGAGAAAAGAGAGTCGGTGGTGAATATATTTGTAAGGTTTGGTAG
- a CDS encoding type Z 30S ribosomal protein S14 → MAKKSLVEKQKREPKFKVRKYNRCRLCGRPRAFIRDFGLCRLCFRKLVSEGQIPGIIKSSW, encoded by the coding sequence ATGGCAAAAAAATCGTTAGTAGAAAAACAGAAGAGAGAACCCAAATTCAAGGTCAGAAAATATAACCGCTGTCGTCTTTGTGGAAGACCGAGAGCATTTATACGTGACTTTGGATTATGTAGACTCTGTTTCAGAAAGCTTGTATCCGAAGGGCAGATCCCCGGAATAATAAAATCAAGCTGGTAA
- the rplE gene encoding 50S ribosomal protein L5, whose translation MNRLKEKYRKEVVPALMKKFGYKNVHQVPRPDKISVNMGVGKATQNKALLDNSVKDLERITGRKPIITKAKKSISNFKLRQGMPIGCKVTLRDEVMYEFLDRLINITIPRIRDFKGVSLNSFDGRGSYTFGIKEQTVFPEIDLEKTDMIRGLNITINTTAKNDEEGRELLKELGLPFQKTSE comes from the coding sequence ATGAATAGATTAAAAGAGAAATACAGAAAAGAGGTAGTTCCCGCTTTGATGAAGAAATTCGGCTATAAGAACGTTCATCAAGTACCCAGACCGGATAAGATTTCGGTCAATATGGGTGTCGGAAAAGCTACTCAAAACAAAGCATTACTGGATAATTCCGTTAAAGATTTAGAAAGGATAACCGGCAGAAAACCGATTATCACCAAAGCCAAGAAATCAATATCAAATTTCAAACTGAGACAAGGGATGCCGATTGGTTGCAAGGTTACTCTGAGAGATGAGGTGATGTATGAGTTCCTCGATCGGCTCATTAATATTACCATACCTCGCATTCGTGACTTTAAAGGTGTTTCACTCAATTCTTTTGATGGAAGAGGCAGCTATACATTCGGAATAAAAGAACAGACAGTGTTTCCGGAGATCGATCTGGAAAAGACAGATATGATCAGAGGATTAAATATCACTATCAATACAACTGCAAAAAATGACGAAGAGGGTCGCGAACTGCTGAAAGAACTTGGACTCCCCTTCCAGAAAACGAGTGAATAG